AATGTTGACTTCGCTAAGCGCAGTTTAGATTAGATGACGAATGGAATGAACGATGAAGTGAATAAAATTGTTTTCGGGCGTCATAGGCCCATAGATAAAATACAATGTTGAAACTAAAATACCACGTTCAGACGCTTCTGTTGCGATGTCTAATATTTTTAGAATCTGGCCTTGCAAAATCTCAAAAAGTATGACGTTGCCGTTATCTATGACGTAGTATGGCTGCAACGGTTGACTtagtaaaatacctacataataagataaaaatatttcgtgTGGAAAGTACCTTAATCTCAATTCTGAGTATTCTGACACTTTAGTAGAAATGTATTTATAGCGGAGTAAAAACACGATTTGATTGCAAGAGACCAAATAACTAGAGGTAGATATTAAGCGAAGTCAACTACATACGTGTTTTGCTAAAGTAAATCACATTAACTGGTAAGCTACATTCCTTCTGTAAGTATAAACGTACTACCTAATTGTTCACGATTTGTGAATAACTCAAAAGGTCGAGAAAATCGTAGACCAAGTGACATTAGGGTACTCGTACACTAATGCTACAGCAGCGTAGCGTTAGAGGGCTACTCAAAAATCAATTATCTTACCACAACTTTACATTTTCCGTTGGCATAAGAAGAATGACTGTGTGCTCACATTAAAATCAACAAAGTTACAACAGTGTCGTATTTTATAAACGTAAACTTAAGTTGGCAAATATGAATTCTAATGGGTAGTAAGAGCAAAGTTTTGGTTTGATTTCTGTGGCTTGTCACCCGCCGCCCGACGCCGCAAGATGAGTTTTGTGAAATGAATTCGTTCACGATTCACGACAATTGAATAACGCTACAGTCGCGGTTATCTTGGCCTGTCCACCGCAACTTTCGAAGTAGGGAGCGTATGTAAGCGGAGTGTGGGAGGTGTGAATTTAGATGCACACAAACAtaattatgaagaaaaaaataaaaggctttaacgaaaattaaatacaatacataattatagtttGGCAAACACAACTTCTCAGTCAGtaagaaccaggaaaattataatcatacctttcttttgggtgctagtactagcgcaagacaaagacagtatgattatcTCGGTCGTAGACAGTCTTGGGTCAAACTACATAAAACATTCAACAGTCAAGACAAATGCTTAGTACCTATTATTCACCCAAATTTTTCGTCTCATCGGTATTCGAGTCCAAAACAAGTAGGCAGGTGCTGGTCTAGTTTAGGACATCATtccatattatatatttttcagaATAAGGATTTGCGACAATATTTAATACGAGCACTACGCTAAGTGCTTAAAATCCCAACTAAAACCCCGCAGCGTCCTGATATCTCCGTTTTCAGGTTGCCGAAGCTTCATCCACCGGTTATCATTGCGAAAGTATATAATTGTTGGCAATTTCGCATTTCCATTCAGCGTATGAATGGCAACCATTAGCCGGGCTCTTGGCGTACTCGGCGgctaataagtgcattttacaGGACTCCTTAGTGCCATGTTTAAGCctgctagtttttagggttccgtacccaaagggcaaaaacgggaccctattactaagatttctctgtccgtctgtccttctgtccgtctgtccgtctgtccgtctgtccgtctgtccgtctgtccgtctgtctgtctgtcaccaggctgtatctcatgaaccgtgatagctagacagttgaaatttttacagatgatgtatttctgttgccgctataacaacaaatactaaaaagtacggaaccctcggtgcgcgattccgactcgcacttggccggtttgttttagggttccgtacccaaagggtaaaacgggaccctattactaagactctgtccgtctgtccgtccgtctgtctgtctgcctgtctgtctatctgtctatctgtatatctgtctatctgtctatctgtctgtctgtctatctgtctgtctgtccggtatgtctgtcaccaggctgtatctcatgaaccgtgatacctaggcagttgaaattttcacagatgatgtatttctgttgccgctataacaacaaatactaaaaacagaataaaataaaaatttaagtggggctcccatacaacgaacgtgatttgACGTgacgcgtaatggtacggaacccttcgtgcgcgggggaaccgactcgcacttggccggtttttttttaaatggccttCCTGGCACGCGAGCTGCGAGTTCCATTGTTTGTTAAGTCGTTAAATTGTTAAGCTTAATTAATGAAGAGGTTAATTGAGTAATTGTGCGGAGTGTACACTAAACTTGGTACTtaactaaattataaacaattaaaaatttgtTGCAGAAAATGTCGACAACGGCCTATCGTACTAGCTACAGTATCAAAATACATTACGATATTATTTCTCAATAATTTTGTTAGATAATTACATACTCAACGAAATTAATTGATTTACGGAACACTTTTGGGATTACTTCggcgtttgtctgtctgttttaTGTCATAGTcactcgaaaaaaaaacaaatgcagAAAGTCAACCCTACAATTACCGCACGACTATATTACGACATTAGCGAAAATTACTTTCCGAGCCTTGTCTTCCGAACCTATCTCGTTGGCCTTCGATCCTTTCAAAAGCAAAAGCAACAGTGCAAGGCTCCGCCTACAGTTTGTGGTTTTCAGCCTTCTCATCGCCAACCAGCTGCTGTGGAAGCTATCCGCCATGTTTACCGTAAAACATAgcaaattattataatgagccccttcaaaatatttaagtattgcTGGAGACAACTATActatgttttaatataatttgttttaatggTGAAATTACCTATATTCAGTTTTACGGGTATAGGTAATAGAGAGTAAAATTTACATAGAAATACGTGTAAATATATAGGATAGTTATTCCTTCTTCCAATAATTTCAACTTCTGCAGGCATTCCAGCTGAAACTTATGACACCTAAGAGTTCTTAATAtttttgtagttacatattaaaaatgtggATTTATTATATTCAGGGGATTTGAAGAATCTGAATTCAACCAACCAgtacttaggtacataattttcaGACATCCCAATTACTTAACTTAAGCTTGCATAATACATAACAGTTTCACCTAAGTAGCTACCTTGCAAGGAGCTCcggtattttaatttatgttcaTTTACTCATTGTTAccatgaaaaatattattatcccTGACAATAGTGTGCAGAGAGTAAGTCACGACGCACTGTCCCGCGGGCGTGCACCTGTGCTTCCCACgaattaagaaaaaaacttacattttaaaaatttgcCATTACGCGGCAGGATCGTGAGCTGCCGAAAAAGCGGCAACTTTGAAACGGTTTACGTAATATTGATACTAAAATTCATTTTAACTAATTATTCCAATTTAATACTAAATGCGAGTTAAACAAGACTTTAGTAAGGTGATGTACGTTATCAAGTTATTATAAATGTCAGGAAGGAATTTGTGGCTTTTCAACTAACCGAAGGGGGAGATTGTTAACTCTTTGCATGACCATATCGGTATCTTAGACAGTTGTTATCTTACTTGTCAATGACTTGACAATGGTTTTTCTGCAAGAGTCAAAAAGGAAATCTTACGATGACATAACAATGAAAATAAATCtcgcaaataaaatttaataaataattaaatacttgcATGTTTTGTACAAtcattaattaggtacctacctacctgtaATATACCTGTAGGTATACACGTTAAAAACTCAAAGTGCCGTAACCTAGGTCTCTCTCGAAAAAGCTTTTGATCCGATAGAAATGGGATAGACAAAAATAGGcatgaaaaatttttttttttaatacgattTTGTGACTGTATACATTTGTTTCCAAAAATCTGTAAATGGCAATTattgataattaaaaatatagggATTAGTCTCTTAAGATTTTAGGCTTAGCAGCACTGAATCTGGTAGCTGCCCAGTGCcccatttaaaaaatgtatcctGTTATGAACTTATGATTAACCAGTGATcatgaattaaaattattatttttatattaaaattcacCGCTTCGGACAAGACTAGTCCTCGTTTTCCTatctgaatatttaaaaaaaaatctttattcgaGACAACATATGGTCCATAAATTTGTTAGTTGTAGCTTATTCCTCATATTAGTAACAACAACAATAGTaaccttataaaatatattaacattattgaaaatattttgacacaatttgttgtatattatattattttatatatatattattattatattattattattattattatttgtatctccttggatatcacgggcctatgcatcccggtcttttgataggcttgcgtggggatataaatccaacacgtagaggccccttggagagctttaatgtcatgtagaacgcctgctggaacccgttcacaggcgcaacaatagacacccatgaaccggtcgcagcaggcattgggactattgtagaaaaagtgaacagtataccggtctatggattgaagtttgggtggacaatgagactgggctattgtaaagaagtccggacacctgccataacaatgttaaaacacgttatcgaggcaggtggtgacttgccgctgactagatgggcccctgaaactgccgtcgtgaagacgaccaggagcaacaccggtgtgagcggctcaggggtgtcgagaggtgtgcgccgctttctacccagtgactgttaacagccactgtgccaactcgcgtcttatgcatctttcacttccacccctggagcatatagctcttacgactcccctctggacggccaatgaaggcaagccagagctgagagtcctgcgggtccccttggggtccactccgaccgacgaagacacgccggagacggagaccctgaccgactctctggagcactcggctccgtggggtcgtcactccccaacagctcgccacaagctatatattattattattattatattttttccatttttgaatttttaaaaatttgtatgaaatctgtttttcgcttctaatttttacaataataaaacatctaaaaaaaagtcaaacgtaggggcatgaCTGTGGTTAGTATAGTATACATCAAATGATGTAGAAATAtgttccataatgtcaatatccaaagagaaaaatggggactacgtttgtatggagaagcggccgtcccctttcctatTAACTGAGCTACCGAAACTTACCAAAAGCGTGTGAATCTTTCCATTCCTgcctttttttgtttacacgaaTTCGggaattgtataataatatatcccaccaaaaacattttcatgtaaaatgttgccaagacgaaaccataaggctagCACTggcaaaaagttatcagatctcttgtagagctaAGCTTcaaactctacaagccctaacttcacaaactcgacaccttagtcaaaatatttgCCTTGGCCGTTtgctaccgtgcccccagatagtatcgctcgcagacgtacctaaatatctgcttgataaaaatgtgTTCAACTGatcatttttaattgtaaatatattatacatgtgtatatgtagttttaagttatataaaaaaaaagttatattaaaGTGTCAGTGTCAGGAACATCGATGGCGTGGTTGGTGCGTACTGTCGTCTGTCCGCGGTTGAACAGTTTCATCTCTAGCTGTATCACCTCGCTTCTAACCAGCACTATGACGTAGCATTGCATAGCTGTAACCGAAACAAAATAACCGTTTTGACATACCACATATAGTGTTTTTTTCACTTAGTCATACTAGTCATCTAGTTCTAGATTCTAGTACATGTCACAGGTACTGAACGGCTTTTTACAACAACCATTGAAATCAAAACGAAAATTGGGTGTAAACTTCGATATCTTGGTAAAATGTATGAAAGTGACAGTTTTGTCTGGTGATATCGAGATTGGTCCTATAACTcccatatacatataggtataatagtCTATAAGCAGATTAAACAAAAGTCATCTACTTCACGATGTTAGTAAACATCTCttctaaatacctaaaactgGTCTGGATGTGTTCTTCGTGGTCTCCAGAATACGAATTGACCGGTTTTAGTTTAtggagggaggggggggggtcgAAAAAAAGGGGAGCTGAACAAAATTCATCATTACTTGGTTATACAACATATACCAATTGATTTTCGATCCAAAACTGGATACCGTCTGAGCTAGCCAGTGCAAAGCGGGATTTAAGAAGTGTcagatgtaagtacctatagcgCCGAAGGCTGCCCACCACTGAACGTACTGCAGCCTGAAAAGCAGCACCAGCGCTGGCATCAGCATGGCGATTGTGGTGGCCAGTGCGAAGTAGTTGTACAGTCGCAGCATCGGGATGTCTTTCTGCAATTCGTGATGACAATAGAACTTCAAGAGAGGATGATACGTTTCATTTTTCTCTGTATCTTTGCGGGTAATGAGTAGTCTAGACTTAAGAGCATTGAAAACCTTATATGCTTCATTTACTTCTTTATATCAGATTGGTAGGATAAGATGTAAGCTTTGGggaacgatttttatttatttgtaatgggtCGCCAACGTTGCCATAATGTAAGTACTCGTATCTAAGATTGACAATTGTCTATGCCCTATATATGAAAATACTCAATCCTACTTCTAACTCCAAACAACAGAGAAACTCAGTTCTGATCTTTATTAGACCGATGCAAGAATTTGATTGAAGTCACATGATATGATAAAACTAACGGTATCATAAAACCAAAAGTGTTAAAAGTAATTTGTatgtttctaataaataataattacctgAAAACCAGCCACAAGAAGCATCACATTCAAAAGCACGCTCATGCCCAGAATGCAGAACAGAATCGTGGAAGTGATGGCCTCTATGGAAGCGTCGTTGGTTACCGTTGTCTTCTTCAGCTCCACAGTGACCACGAGGCATGATAGCGCGAGTAATGAAAACGCCTGTGGGGCAGAAAATCATGATgataaaacaagaaaatctaataACGTCTATTCCGCGTCATGCCGCGCTCAACGACATCATGAGGAGAGCGCTCGTCAGCGCCAACGTCCCTGCAGCTCTGGAGCCCCAGATCGCAACGGATGACGACAAGCGCCCCGACGGGATGTCGTTGATCCCCTGGCGGATGGGTCGCGCGCTGGTGTGGAACGCCACCTGCGCAGACACGTTGACGGCGTCCTACATTTCAGCTACCAGCAAACAGGCCGGGGCGACGGCTGACGTCCGAGAACGTTTCAAGGCGAATAAATATAGTTGTCTCGGCGCACACTACGAGTTTGTAGCTTTTGGCGTCGAGACACTAGGCCCTTGGGGTAAGGCGGCACGGGGGCTTCACAAAGCGCTCAGCAAACGTCTGAGGGAGGCCATAGGTGACCCTCGCGcgggcggctttctcgcgcaaagattagccatagcaatccagcgcgggaatgccgcctgcgtgatgggcaccttgcctagggggcaaaatttagaaGGTCCTTTtagtattatcatttattttagtttgtaatttgtttaatgtttaagtatcttttagtttttatattcttactgtaatttattttagttaaataaatgtcttTATAACATATCTGGTCCCGCGTTCCCGCGATATTCAGTCTATTGCCAGATGGCGTCGCTAACGCAGTGGTCTTATTAGTTCTATAGATACATACGAGCAACTgcatacgagtacctatatccATTTTGTTCGACGTTTAGACCTCTTGCCCAACAACTCAACAACCGTTAAACAGATGGCGCCGAATGTTGGATGAAATGAACGCGACTTTATATAGAAATTGTCAGTCTTCTTCTTTTATTCGTCTATGATAAAACTGAAGCGATTTCAATGGATTGGCGTTTTTCAACTTCTCGCTTAACACCTGCCGCCCCTGCCGGGTGTAAAGCGATATGAAAGCGATAATTTAAGGGCTTGAGCTAAATTTTTCCCGTCCTGTAATTTTCTAATGACTGCAAGAGAGGTGAACGACAATTCGTTGGTAAACACACTGATTACTACCAGTATTGTCTACTTACTAATTAGGTAATTTGACTAACAATCGTACTTTAGCCACTGATGTTCGTCTCTGGGGCTGAAATTTTATCTTGAGATCTTATCCGTCAATGATGTGTTCCTCTAGACTCTTTAATTTAACACAAGAAAAAACCTGATGTACTTATGTACTTACAATATTGACGTACCCGCACAATATTATGCCCGGTCGTAGGGGGATGCAGAAGCAACATTTCCTCATCTCGGGCACACGCATCTTGAGTGTTAATAATGGCACTGGTCAtcaacgaataaaataattgtgtttGTTAAGCGTAAGGCGTTGTTGTGGTAATAAAAAGACCAGTATCTAAAAGTTCCGCCAATGCAGacgagcggttgaaacgctgcatatttatttaaatgcaaaTGGAAAACCCAGGACGTGGGATTAAATTCGGTATCAGTGTAGGCACATCAGACACAGCGTATCTCGTTTTACACCAATAGGCATACAGCATGTTCTGTTTGTATATACCCACTTAAACAAAACACGATTTCACAGCCAGCTTAAAGAATTAAGATCTATGAGATCAATTTGTGAAGATTCAAAGTGGCAATATATtctagtctgtcaagccatttccttcagtagaaaaaagcggcaaattttaaaaatgtatgttcgaagggttatcgtcccttatacaatttgaatttcgcgcctttttctactgacaatgtTGTTTGACAAGTCATTTAACTGAAAATCTGAACTGAAAGTAAAGCATCAATGTACCTACGGCCAACGGCCACCGTTCGCTGTCGACAGGCCTTTCACCCTCACACCCTGGAACCTAAAtgttgcaagcgtccataggctacggtgaccacTTACCATCAAGCTGGCGTAGTTAATAGTTACTTATTTGGACATTTCTATTTAACGTTGTACTTAACTTGCATTTtagattttggaatttttatattttttccacttatGTGCTGTCCACTTTTCCACTTAGAaacacgagctctttcgatcctaatacgagaaaaaagtgtccccaaaatttcatacaattttttttgtccgTTTTTTTACGGTCATAGAAGGTTGTATAGAAAACCGTAACTAAACGGACCAACAattttggggacacttttttctcagtaaaaatggaaaagctcgtgattctgagtagaaataatataaaaaaaatcccaattgtaacttaaatttttttggtatatacaactaaataaaaaagcccatttgtcaccgacgtggtataaaaaaactcaTAAAATATGCCACATAGAAACGCTCGCCTGCTTAGCCCCGTCGTTATACATTTTTTCTGTTATCAGCGGGGTTACATACTCGTAAATAAGGTGCATGCGCCCGCGTCATGACTCGTCACTCAGAGGACATTCGGCGAACAATGTCGGCAGGTTCGTTCACTGCGTCGCGTATCTAACGTAACGATAATTTTCATATGAAAATAAGTTGAGAATGCTTCTTAATCATTGCCCATAATACGTAAGAGTTGActaaaatcaaagaaaatagGTTCTTAAGTCTTAATGGGCAAGACATTTCACTAAAGAGACGTGGTCCAGGTCCAGGTCCAGGTAACGTCCACGTCCACGTCGAATATCTACAACAAAAATTCGTCTCTCATGTCGTACTTACTAATCTGGAGCAGCCCAGCTGTAGAAGTAGATACCTCCGTAACAGAAACAAGGCTATAATAACAATATCACATAAGTAGGTAGGCAGGTACtactttttcatttttcatgctctgaaagaaggtcattgttgttctaaaaggtgcagaaaatgataggtttctgcactagagcatgcAGCATTTAACGTTCCAATTAAGTAcgattgttttttaattttattcgataagcaattgaaattttggtttaaatagatttgttatacaattttctttctgatatttaactccccattccataaataacgatacttttgcctaattGTAAATTGAAAGTACCCAAAAAATCAAAGGCTTCTTAAGAAGGATTTTTTCACGATTTATTTCGATATTATCTCACAACTCACATCTGTTTGTTAGCGTTGACACACTTATTTCAAGTGCCTACTCGATCCAAGCAACAGTTTGCTCTAATGGGAGTTATTGCATAATTGCGCCACCCAGGCCGACCCTCAGCACACCGGTTATCCCTCATTGCTagcttgtttgtttgttttacgtTCAATTACCCTCTCGTAACGTAACCGTTGGTGGCCTGATTACTAATTTAATGGAGAAATAGTTCAAACAGAATATCTAAACAGTGGGGTTAGTTGATGATCTTAAAAAGTCTACCCTTGACTAGTTCAATCACTTATTTCGCCTTATTTTCCCAAATATTCAAGCTGCATTTTGTTACTTCCTTAGCCCTTAGACTTAGTTAGAACATTCATAGAGGGCGACTAATGATGATCAACTTTATTAGGCAGACGTCCGGATATAGTAATAGGGTTAGTATTTAGTATAGCAAATTAAGTAGGTTTTGTTGCCCCCAAATTGCGTTACCTTTCACTATCCTTTCACGGAAGCTTTTGGGCAAAGCCCGAAACCAGTGCgccccgtgagggacagaacatacgcaatgcgacaatatgatatGATTGGTcgaatatagttggtcaagcaaatcttgtcagtagaaaaaggcgcgtaattcaaattttctatttgACTATATCCTTTCGCGCAtgtttcgcgcctacattttttaaatttgccgcctttttctactgacaagatttgcttgaccagctatagatctgtagcccaccataaaccacacaaatatggatggtatagaaaggatgccaatagAAAGGATGgcaaaattgttgcaaaagtgaccgctttcagctttaaataatagttcctaatctctccggtggcgctagttaggctctgggacatgagtataacatgaaccattaCAGTGAACCATATAagacaacaaataacccgaccaaattacgtaggttgtttttggtagtgtttcggtgtatggtggcgccgcctaattactgttttttgatggacacttctcatacatagagatttggctcctttatatagtctccatgcacaCAAATTTACGGTAGGGAATAAAAAAATGAGactgtaacaaggacaaacaataataacgctctCTGCTACTTCTACTGAAAGTCGTACGGTTCAAATTAATTCGTTGACTAAgttgtatgtattatttatcacatttaataaaataaattattaatatctaattatgaattttatgaccATCAGATGTATGGCgaatatataatgtataatttaaaaaaaataaaaaatgcatactacgttggtggcaaacaagcatcggtatgcttgtttgccaccaacgtagtataatttttttttttaataatttttgtaaactTAGGAATTCTgattatagtctggcaaacccaatTTATCAGtacataagaagaaaaaaaactcatcactgtttttgggtgctagtactagcgtaagacattacattacagtaggtatgattctctctgtgatgaccgaacgggatagtcttatgtatctttcagtaggagtagcagagaaagcgctgttattgtttgtccttgtcacagtctcacattttttttattccccaccgtaattttagtatggtttatggtgggctacaaatctactcgaccaatcatattgtcgcattgcgtatgctTTGTCCctctcacgggcgcacgcgtaatagctgatctatgtaaagGTCTATGTTTTGtagcgatttcggggttggtcccatagttaaATGTGATCGCCATCGATGGCATCGATGACtgaattatagtttgtcaaagaactgtctcattttaaacatagacagagagaatcatactatctttgtcttacactagtactagcacccaaaaggaaaggatgagtgtagttttttgttcctgtttactgacaagatttgtttgACAAACTTGTAGAAAAATTGGTTCctgattaaaatttatttctcaTTGGCCAATTCATAAGATTCCAATTTGTAGTATTTTGTCGTAagcgtgaaaaaaaaattatgtcagTGTTCTCTAGTCTGTGGTCTGTGGTTCGGTCGTCGGCCTGCTTACGAAAAAGTTGTGCAAGACATTTGAGgattttactattattttcgtagttattactattatttgacggatataataacaaaatttataagtttacgtaataaaacaaagtgaGTTAGAGTGAAAAGTTACATTATAATCCTTTGTGTTGTCCTGTTACTAAATTTGAGGTTATGTGTGATGGTCGGAAACTCGAGAATTATCtcgaattatttaatattcttaCGTTTGTTTGAGTAaaaattacacacacacacattagtTACTGTTACTTAAACAAGCTATATGTACTATTACAAATGTAAATTTCTGAAATTTTAGCTGGTGCAATAAGTAATAAAGATGCCATAATAGTAACTGAGCGTCCAATTGAATTTGCATATAATTAAACGCATCTCACGACTGCATCTGATCTTTCCAGATATGGCTGCTCAACTATTCAACCGCGTCGGCCAGGTAGGCCTGGGCATGGCTCTCGTTGGTGGAGTGGTCAACTCTGCACTTTACAATGGTATGTACGATTATATTGTTATCTTTGGACTTACAAGTATACTTGTCAAGCATATAATATAGGTTTATGGAAGCAATACCAAAGTGATAAACATTTAATTTGTTGACCACTTCTTATTCTTATTGAAACAACTGTGAACTGCGAAAAGTCACATTGAATCCTGGGCCTATACTAAGAGTCTATCTTAAGGTAAATATaaggtatattatataccttACGACCACAATATGGCAGCACTACCATAAACATCACGTATTCATAGGAATTCTACCATGAAAATTAaaaggttgaaaaaaaaaacatttttctaatatATCTATATGTGAAACTTCAGCGTAATTTATGAAACTCACACTACCCAATATCTTATTTCAGTTGATGGAGGACACAGAGCTGTAATCTTCGACAGATTTGCCGGAGTCAAAAACCTAGTAGTGGGCGAGGGCACACACTTTTTCATTCCATGGGTGCAGCGGCCCATCATCTTTGACATCAGATCCAGACCCAGAA
This DNA window, taken from Cydia strobilella chromosome 4, ilCydStro3.1, whole genome shotgun sequence, encodes the following:
- the LOC134741142 gene encoding uncharacterized protein LOC134741142; amino-acid sequence: MRVPEMRKCCFCIPLRPGIILCGYVNIAFSLLALSCLVVTVELKKTTVTNDASIEAITSTILFCILGMSVLLNVMLLVAGFQKDIPMLRLYNYFALATTIAMLMPALVLLFRLQYVQWWAAFGAIAMQCYVIVLVRSEVIQLEMKLFNRGQTTVRTNHAIDVPDTDTLI